In one Thermococcus sp. 2319x1 genomic region, the following are encoded:
- a CDS encoding lipopolysaccharide assembly protein LapB, with translation MEEFKKALKSKDCQKVLEYLDDYLEIIESEKELRDLLQELEELAPECEEEAYELAHEIAHVYAHLDELEKGLEVYKRLVEKYKGQGEKYLDALYHLADAYEHFGMPDKAIETYEKLLELERKLGNKREEALTLAHIAINYDELEETEKAIELMEKASAMFRELGDEKNYLVSLLDLAHFFYELGDHKRAEELVSEILKTPRDVEIEINARIVEAEIKAAQEDFKGAFQSLKLALLKALEVDDEELFSIAFDALYNFITELFEEKMYKEVYENMDSLADAFEGINKEYEKFFKAVKELAKLKEGLENEYTRAYESIAIEEFKELLDELKKIGTSVLSINP, from the coding sequence ATGGAAGAGTTTAAAAAAGCACTAAAAAGTAAGGACTGCCAAAAAGTCCTCGAGTACCTTGATGATTACCTAGAAATTATTGAAAGTGAAAAGGAGCTCAGAGATCTCCTCCAAGAACTTGAGGAACTTGCCCCAGAATGTGAGGAAGAGGCTTATGAGCTCGCCCATGAAATAGCCCACGTCTATGCCCACTTAGATGAACTTGAGAAAGGATTGGAGGTTTACAAGAGATTAGTGGAGAAGTATAAAGGGCAAGGAGAAAAATACCTAGATGCCCTCTACCATCTTGCAGATGCCTATGAGCATTTTGGAATGCCAGATAAAGCTATAGAGACATATGAAAAACTTTTGGAACTTGAAAGGAAACTTGGAAATAAAAGAGAAGAAGCACTAACGCTGGCACACATTGCCATAAACTACGATGAACTTGAAGAAACAGAAAAAGCAATAGAATTAATGGAAAAAGCAAGTGCAATGTTTAGAGAGCTTGGCGATGAGAAGAACTACTTGGTAAGTTTGCTCGATTTAGCCCACTTTTTCTATGAGCTTGGCGACCATAAACGTGCTGAGGAGCTTGTCTCAGAAATCTTAAAAACTCCCAGAGATGTGGAGATTGAAATTAATGCACGGATAGTTGAGGCAGAAATAAAAGCCGCACAAGAGGACTTCAAAGGGGCATTTCAATCCCTTAAACTAGCTCTCCTAAAAGCCTTAGAAGTTGACGATGAAGAGCTTTTCAGCATTGCATTTGATGCACTGTACAATTTTATAACAGAGCTCTTCGAGGAAAAAATGTACAAAGAAGTTTATGAAAATATGGACAGCTTGGCAGATGCTTTTGAAGGGATAAATAAGGAATACGAAAAGTTCTTCAAGGCTGTAAAAGAGCTTGCAAAACTTAAAGAGGGCTTGGAAAATGAGTACACTAGAGCGTATGAAAGCATAGCTATAGAAGAGTTCAAAGAGCTGCTTGATGAACTCAAGAAGATTGGAACAAGCGTCTTAAGTATCAACCCTTAG
- a CDS encoding ABC transporter permease gives MGYGKYIAIRLLNAVLVLALVTLLVSVLFTKVAEEDIKSSIQEQINLKLRSNPELQKQLAADPEKLQEWYQREYNRLIRVYELDKPFWVRVIERTKDTLTLNFGNTKSPIFGETAVSKIIAKAIPRTVILFTTAEIFVILIGLLLGVKAAQMAGSILDRGVSIIAMVTSSIPMWWFGMMMILIFSFKMGWFPSGGMTSMPPKEGFAYYLDVLYHMILPVTTIIFVLFGGWAWTTRNIMIGTMQEDFIMAARAKGVPERKVIYGHALRASAPPIVTMTIFSLLGSIGGAIITESVFNWPGMGRLYWTALQQNETRLLMGVTFVTVALYLIAMIIADLAYGYLDPRVKVGASQQT, from the coding sequence TTGGGATATGGGAAATACATTGCTATTAGGCTCCTTAACGCGGTGCTGGTTCTTGCTCTAGTTACACTATTAGTTTCAGTGCTCTTTACGAAAGTTGCAGAGGAAGACATAAAATCCAGTATCCAAGAGCAAATAAACCTCAAACTTAGATCGAATCCTGAACTTCAAAAACAATTAGCCGCAGATCCAGAAAAGCTCCAAGAATGGTATCAAAGAGAATATAACAGACTTATTCGTGTGTATGAATTAGACAAGCCGTTTTGGGTCAGAGTAATAGAAAGAACAAAAGACACATTAACCCTCAATTTTGGAAATACAAAATCGCCAATCTTTGGTGAAACTGCAGTTAGTAAGATAATTGCAAAGGCGATCCCAAGAACCGTCATTTTGTTCACAACAGCAGAAATCTTTGTTATCTTAATAGGTCTCCTCTTGGGTGTAAAAGCAGCACAGATGGCAGGAAGCATATTGGACAGGGGAGTATCCATAATAGCAATGGTCACAAGCAGTATCCCAATGTGGTGGTTCGGAATGATGATGATTCTAATATTCTCATTCAAGATGGGCTGGTTCCCAAGTGGTGGAATGACTTCAATGCCACCCAAGGAAGGCTTTGCATATTACCTTGACGTCCTTTACCATATGATTCTTCCAGTGACCACAATAATCTTCGTTCTGTTTGGTGGATGGGCCTGGACAACAAGAAATATCATGATTGGTACAATGCAGGAAGACTTCATCATGGCAGCAAGAGCAAAGGGTGTTCCTGAAAGAAAAGTCATTTACGGTCACGCCCTCAGAGCTTCAGCTCCGCCAATAGTAACAATGACAATATTCAGCCTTCTTGGTTCAATAGGTGGTGCCATTATTACCGAGAGCGTTTTCAACTGGCCAGGAATGGGAAGATTGTATTGGACCGCTTTGCAGCAAAACGAGACTAGATTGTTAATGGGTGTAACTTTCGTTACAGTGGCATTATATTTGATAGCAATGATCATTGCAGATTTGGCTTATGGATATCTAGACCCAAGAGTCAAAGTTGGTGCATCCCAGCAAACATGA
- a CDS encoding ABC transporter ATP-binding protein: MAKNVIEVKDLKMYYFTSRGPVRAVDNISFELKKGEVLGLAGESGCGKSSLGFTLMGMPTPPGKIVGGSIKIDGREIVGLPEEVLRREIRWQKISMIFQGAMNALNPVYTVGYQMIEPLIYHKGMTKEEALDRAMKYLELVGLAPEIVYRYPHELSGGMKQRVVIATSLLLEPEVIIADEPTTALDVVVQAQIINLMKRLKKELGLSMIFITHDLSILAEISDRVAIMYAGKIVEIGDSEKIYYEPAHPYTQKLLAAIPRLHEDVERLEFIPGQPPNLINPPSGCRFHPRCPYAMQQCKEQIPELKEIEKDHYAACWLL; this comes from the coding sequence ATGGCCAAGAATGTAATTGAAGTTAAGGATCTTAAAATGTACTATTTCACTTCAAGAGGACCTGTGAGAGCAGTTGACAACATCTCATTTGAGCTCAAAAAGGGTGAAGTTTTGGGCCTAGCAGGCGAAAGTGGATGTGGGAAATCTTCTCTTGGATTTACTTTAATGGGAATGCCAACACCTCCAGGAAAAATTGTTGGCGGAAGCATAAAAATAGATGGCAGAGAGATCGTTGGATTGCCTGAGGAAGTTCTCAGGAGAGAGATTAGATGGCAGAAAATCTCAATGATATTCCAGGGTGCCATGAACGCCCTAAATCCAGTTTACACTGTCGGATATCAAATGATAGAACCATTAATATACCACAAAGGTATGACGAAGGAAGAAGCCTTGGATAGGGCTATGAAATACCTAGAGCTGGTTGGACTTGCTCCCGAAATAGTTTATAGATATCCACACGAGCTCAGTGGTGGAATGAAGCAGAGAGTTGTTATTGCTACTTCACTGCTCCTCGAACCAGAAGTCATCATTGCGGATGAGCCAACGACAGCTTTAGATGTGGTTGTCCAAGCTCAGATCATAAACCTCATGAAGAGGCTGAAAAAAGAACTGGGTCTATCGATGATATTCATCACACACGATTTGAGCATTCTTGCAGAGATAAGCGATAGAGTAGCAATAATGTATGCAGGAAAAATAGTAGAAATTGGAGACAGCGAAAAGATATACTATGAGCCAGCTCATCCCTACACTCAAAAACTCCTAGCTGCAATCCCAAGGTTACATGAGGACGTCGAGAGGCTCGAGTTTATACCCGGACAACCACCCAACCTAATAAACCCACCCAGTGGATGTCGCTTCCACCCAAGATGTCCATACGCAATGCAACAATGTAAGGAACAAATCCCAGAACTGAAAGAGATTGAGAAAGATCACTATGCTGCATGCTGGTTGTTGTGA
- a CDS encoding zinc finger domain-containing protein, producing MAETIPVCTSCGKEITPREHATHFICPNCGEEVIWRCESCRVLGVTYKCPKCGWEGP from the coding sequence ATGGCCGAGACAATTCCCGTGTGTACATCATGTGGAAAAGAGATAACGCCAAGAGAGCACGCTACCCACTTCATATGCCCAAACTGTGGGGAAGAAGTTATATGGAGATGTGAAAGCTGTCGTGTCCTTGGGGTAACCTACAAGTGCCCCAAATGCGGATGGGAAGGACCTTGA
- a CDS encoding ABC transporter permease — protein MRWVDVKESLKDFWLEFRRQKGGLFGLALLFLLILTALAAPYITEPDIPQKWTQYWEGNPVTVPPVWYNYFTTKELAPHEVLTANDLKITANGQDIGGGMKYCSFEFTYENNYDIPPSDIIIKDIGVKLANINSPAQIVVTVMRPDGNKIELLNTDLREGSIYQLAKDGKVKAAVFQWASQFENPETIAEGGETLKNTMDTMKVIFAKAQEGILTNPEALEGTYTFQVEIFTFTEGDQIDLSTTQVILSGRTYGLMGTDYKARDLWAGLVWGTRVSLTVGVTVAVLTVLIGIFYGVTSAYLGGWKDEFMQRVNEFWASIPTLPILILLGAAFKGHVSLWTIVFLMVAFYWTGIAKVARSMALQIKEQTYVEAAIALGAGTGRIIFKHIMPQIMPYAFAAMALNVPGAVLTEASLSFLGLGDPTAVTWGQILYDAQTQSATINGYWWWVIPPGLAITLVAFTFVLIGISLDRVLNPRLKRL, from the coding sequence ATGAGATGGGTTGATGTAAAGGAGAGCTTAAAGGATTTCTGGCTTGAATTTAGAAGACAAAAAGGTGGATTATTTGGACTAGCATTGCTTTTCCTGTTGATACTCACCGCCCTTGCAGCTCCATACATAACCGAGCCAGACATCCCCCAGAAGTGGACACAATACTGGGAAGGAAACCCCGTAACAGTGCCCCCTGTTTGGTATAACTACTTCACAACAAAAGAGCTTGCCCCTCACGAAGTTTTAACGGCAAATGACCTCAAGATAACCGCCAATGGGCAAGACATTGGTGGAGGAATGAAGTACTGTAGCTTTGAATTCACTTACGAGAACAATTACGACATACCTCCATCAGACATCATAATAAAAGACATTGGAGTTAAGCTGGCAAACATAAACTCCCCTGCTCAGATCGTTGTTACGGTGATGAGACCCGACGGAAACAAGATAGAGCTCCTAAACACTGACCTAAGAGAGGGCTCCATATATCAATTAGCAAAAGATGGAAAAGTTAAAGCCGCGGTATTCCAATGGGCATCTCAATTTGAAAACCCTGAGACGATCGCAGAAGGTGGGGAGACTCTAAAGAACACGATGGATACCATGAAAGTAATATTTGCCAAAGCCCAAGAGGGCATTCTAACAAACCCCGAAGCTCTTGAGGGAACATATACCTTCCAAGTAGAAATCTTTACATTCACAGAAGGAGATCAAATAGATTTAAGCACCACGCAGGTCATCCTCTCAGGAAGAACTTATGGGTTAATGGGAACCGATTATAAGGCTAGAGACCTCTGGGCAGGCCTTGTGTGGGGAACAAGAGTATCCCTCACGGTAGGTGTTACAGTAGCAGTTCTTACGGTCCTCATAGGTATCTTTTATGGAGTTACAAGTGCTTATCTCGGTGGATGGAAAGATGAGTTCATGCAGAGAGTTAACGAATTCTGGGCCTCAATTCCAACACTACCAATACTTATCCTCCTCGGCGCTGCGTTCAAGGGGCACGTTAGCCTTTGGACAATAGTCTTTCTAATGGTTGCATTCTACTGGACGGGAATTGCAAAGGTCGCCAGAAGTATGGCACTGCAGATTAAAGAACAAACTTATGTGGAAGCCGCAATTGCCCTCGGTGCCGGTACTGGAAGAATTATCTTCAAACACATAATGCCCCAGATTATGCCATATGCATTTGCAGCAATGGCCCTTAACGTTCCCGGTGCAGTTTTAACTGAAGCATCACTCAGCTTCCTTGGATTAGGTGATCCAACTGCAGTTACGTGGGGACAAATACTCTACGATGCGCAGACCCAGAGTGCTACAATTAACGGGTACTGGTGGTGGGTTATTCCACCAGGACTGGCAATTACATTAGTGGCATTCACCTTCGTGTTGATTGGTATCTCACTCGATAGAGTACTCAACCCAAGACTGAAGAGGCTGTGA
- a CDS encoding ABC transporter substrate-binding protein: MALLFVFVMALSPLAAAQKGPAADVLYIGIRTNEETGITDVAKGDLDIFLWAVGGASFQNLPSDVLNNLELIKTASGYNDIEVNPVHDDGNPYLITVGEKKYFNPFAIRDIRYALNFLISRQYIVQNILQGSGQPMLGGIRPSTGANAYFEPVYKAMGITAVADIAKSQQLVENAMKKAADELAKQGYELKKGNDGFWYFNGEPVTLKFIIRIEDHRKDLGLYVADLIEKFWGFKVERLLWDRRKASSTVYASDPKNYQWNMYTAGWVSTVNIKWPDDYTAWWYTSWYGWLPSSVGWEMPREELITVKELVDELGGPEAVIESFQLKYYNTPDKLAELYDMTEEEITKILVLGSVDFNGKTYEMKEGNVDQYWDLQKISMALGVRDSQKVFLIESWEYFPVNKERVKAIARDVSSGLWTRWSLITAETPDKVVKVAEFSATGALFMSAFNPVGGIDDVYSSAIWRVVYDYAIYTDLSTGTYIPVRCDYKVERGPVTVPDDAVVYDTVQDKWVVAHAGEEAKAKITYDCKFGNWHDGHPMTMADIKYAAAFSWEWSTKDGDEDIYYDDKLASAAESLAKIKGIQWVDEDTYVVYTDLTHPVADDVMANMNVFWASQPWQLLYAESELVAKGEEYGVSQKYSFSEEAEGVAQLDLLVKDHVADLKKVLEALKAKKAVPAAIANDISDPTAGYNAIINWINSKGHAVISNGPFYIESYDPDKIFLELRAFRDPTYPFDLDYWKQRLVLAKLELAGIEVPTRIFTGDDLKVAVKANLLEEYPETGKKLADKGFVFVEVKNEKGQTVFSGEAKLATAGSFEVTIPGSETAKWEAGRYEVYVKGGLEEGVVSFTDKKALVVIKKEETTSPSPTSSPSPTSSPSPTATGGICGPAALVGLTLIPLLLRRKK, encoded by the coding sequence TTGGCATTGCTGTTTGTGTTTGTTATGGCACTAAGCCCATTAGCTGCAGCACAAAAGGGTCCAGCAGCTGACGTTCTATACATTGGAATTAGAACCAACGAAGAAACCGGTATAACAGATGTTGCAAAAGGAGATCTAGATATCTTTCTCTGGGCTGTAGGAGGAGCATCATTCCAAAACTTGCCATCAGATGTCCTCAACAACTTAGAATTGATTAAAACCGCAAGCGGTTACAACGACATTGAAGTCAACCCCGTCCACGACGATGGCAACCCATACCTCATCACAGTTGGCGAGAAGAAATACTTCAACCCATTTGCAATTAGGGACATAAGGTACGCATTGAACTTCCTCATAAGTAGACAATACATAGTCCAAAACATCCTCCAAGGATCAGGACAACCAATGCTCGGCGGTATAAGACCAAGCACCGGTGCAAACGCATACTTCGAACCAGTATACAAGGCCATGGGAATTACAGCGGTTGCAGACATTGCCAAGTCACAACAGCTAGTTGAGAACGCAATGAAAAAGGCCGCAGATGAGTTAGCAAAACAAGGTTATGAACTTAAAAAAGGCAACGACGGATTCTGGTACTTCAACGGTGAGCCCGTCACGCTCAAATTCATCATCAGAATTGAAGACCACAGAAAAGACCTCGGTCTTTACGTTGCTGACTTGATTGAGAAATTCTGGGGCTTCAAGGTTGAAAGACTTCTCTGGGACAGAAGAAAGGCTTCAAGCACCGTATATGCCAGCGATCCAAAGAACTACCAGTGGAACATGTACACTGCTGGTTGGGTTTCAACAGTTAACATCAAGTGGCCAGACGATTATACTGCATGGTGGTACACAAGCTGGTATGGATGGCTCCCATCATCGGTAGGGTGGGAGATGCCAAGAGAAGAATTAATAACAGTAAAAGAACTTGTTGACGAGCTTGGAGGACCCGAGGCTGTTATCGAGAGCTTCCAGCTCAAGTACTACAACACCCCCGACAAGCTTGCTGAGCTCTACGACATGACAGAAGAGGAGATCACCAAGATTCTCGTTCTCGGTAGCGTTGACTTTAACGGCAAGACTTATGAGATGAAAGAGGGCAACGTTGACCAGTACTGGGACCTCCAGAAGATCTCAATGGCACTCGGTGTTAGAGACTCCCAAAAAGTATTCCTCATCGAAAGCTGGGAGTACTTCCCAGTCAACAAAGAGAGAGTTAAGGCAATCGCAAGAGACGTTTCCTCAGGATTGTGGACAAGATGGAGCCTAATCACAGCAGAAACCCCAGACAAAGTAGTAAAAGTCGCTGAATTCTCAGCAACAGGAGCACTCTTCATGAGCGCATTCAACCCAGTCGGCGGTATCGACGACGTTTACAGCTCAGCAATCTGGAGAGTAGTATATGATTACGCAATCTACACCGACCTCTCAACCGGAACCTACATCCCAGTCAGATGTGACTACAAAGTCGAGAGAGGGCCAGTTACAGTACCAGATGACGCTGTAGTTTACGACACTGTCCAAGACAAGTGGGTTGTTGCCCACGCTGGCGAAGAAGCAAAGGCAAAGATTACCTACGACTGTAAGTTCGGCAACTGGCACGATGGTCACCCAATGACCATGGCTGACATCAAGTACGCTGCCGCCTTCAGCTGGGAGTGGTCCACCAAAGATGGAGACGAGGACATTTACTACGATGACAAGCTTGCATCTGCCGCAGAGAGCCTTGCAAAGATCAAGGGTATCCAGTGGGTTGACGAGGACACTTATGTCGTCTATACTGACTTAACACACCCAGTTGCTGACGATGTAATGGCCAACATGAACGTCTTCTGGGCTTCACAACCATGGCAACTCCTCTATGCAGAAAGCGAACTCGTCGCCAAGGGAGAAGAATACGGAGTATCACAGAAGTACTCCTTCAGTGAGGAAGCAGAGGGTGTTGCACAGCTCGACCTCCTCGTGAAGGATCACGTTGCCGACTTGAAGAAGGTTCTCGAGGCCTTGAAGGCTAAAAAGGCCGTGCCAGCTGCAATTGCCAATGACATAAGCGACCCAACTGCCGGTTACAATGCAATAATCAACTGGATCAACAGCAAGGGACATGCCGTGATAAGCAATGGTCCATTCTACATTGAGAGCTATGATCCAGATAAGATCTTCCTCGAGTTAAGGGCATTCAGAGACCCAACATATCCGTTCGACCTTGACTACTGGAAGCAGAGATTAGTACTCGCAAAGCTCGAGCTCGCTGGAATTGAAGTCCCAACCAGAATATTCACTGGCGATGACTTAAAGGTTGCAGTTAAGGCCAACTTGCTTGAAGAGTACCCAGAGACCGGTAAAAAGCTTGCCGACAAGGGATTCGTCTTTGTTGAAGTGAAGAACGAGAAGGGACAAACAGTGTTCAGCGGTGAGGCTAAGCTCGCCACAGCTGGAAGCTTCGAAGTAACAATACCTGGTTCAGAGACTGCCAAGTGGGAGGCTGGAAGATACGAAGTTTACGTCAAAGGTGGACTAGAAGAGGGCGTTGTTTCATTCACCGACAAGAAGGCCCTGGTTGTCATCAAGAAAGAAGAAACAACATCACCATCACCAACGTCAAGCCCAAGCCCAACAAGCTCTCCGAGCCCAACGGCAACCGGAGGAATCTGCGGACCAGCGGCACTCGTAGGACTAACACTAATCCCGCTCCTACTAAGAAGAAAGAAGTGA
- the thsB gene encoding thermosome subunit beta: MAQLAGQPILILPEGTQRYVGRDAQRLNILAARIVAETVRTTLGPKGMDKMLVDSLGDIVITNDGATILDEMDIQHPAAKMMVEVAKTQDKEAGDGTTTAVVIAGELLRKAEELLNQNIHPTIIVKGYTLAAEKAQEILESIAKDVSPMDEEILMKAATTAITGKAAEEEREYLAKLAVDAVKLVAEEVDGKYVVDIDNIKLEKKEGGSVRDTQLIKGVVIDKERVHPGMPKKVENAKIALINEALEVKETETDAEIRITSPEQLQAFLEQEEKMIKDMVDKIIATGANVVFCQKGIDDLAQHYLAKAGILAVRRVKKSDMEKLAKATGAKIVTNVRDLTPEDLGYAELVEERKVAGENMVFVEGCKNPKAVTILIRGGTEHVVDEVERALEDALKVVKDIVEDGKIVAGGGAPEIELAIKLDEYAKEVGGKEQLAIEAFADALKVIPRTLAENAGLDPVDVLVKVTAAHKDKGATIGVDVFAGEPADMLERGVIEPLRVKRQAIKSASEAAIMILRIDDVIAASKLEKEKESGKETGGEEESEF; the protein is encoded by the coding sequence ATGGCCCAACTTGCAGGCCAGCCAATATTGATTCTTCCCGAAGGAACCCAGAGATACGTTGGAAGAGATGCCCAGAGATTGAACATTCTTGCAGCAAGAATCGTTGCTGAAACCGTAAGAACCACCCTTGGTCCCAAGGGTATGGACAAAATGCTCGTTGACAGCCTTGGTGACATAGTCATCACAAACGACGGTGCAACTATTCTTGACGAGATGGATATACAGCACCCAGCTGCCAAAATGATGGTCGAAGTTGCAAAGACCCAAGACAAGGAAGCTGGCGATGGAACCACAACAGCTGTGGTCATCGCCGGTGAGCTCTTAAGAAAAGCCGAGGAGTTGCTCAACCAGAACATTCATCCAACGATAATCGTTAAGGGTTACACCCTTGCAGCTGAAAAGGCTCAGGAGATACTTGAGAGCATTGCAAAGGATGTCAGCCCGATGGATGAAGAAATCCTAATGAAGGCAGCAACAACCGCCATAACCGGAAAAGCGGCAGAGGAAGAGAGGGAATACCTTGCAAAGCTTGCTGTTGATGCTGTAAAACTAGTTGCGGAGGAAGTTGATGGCAAGTACGTGGTGGACATTGATAACATCAAGCTTGAGAAGAAGGAGGGTGGAAGTGTAAGAGACACCCAGCTCATCAAGGGTGTCGTTATCGACAAGGAAAGAGTCCACCCAGGAATGCCAAAGAAGGTCGAAAACGCCAAGATCGCACTTATCAATGAAGCACTTGAAGTCAAAGAGACTGAAACAGACGCTGAGATTAGAATCACAAGCCCAGAGCAACTCCAGGCATTCCTTGAGCAAGAGGAGAAGATGATCAAGGACATGGTCGACAAGATCATTGCCACAGGGGCTAACGTTGTCTTCTGCCAGAAGGGAATTGACGACTTAGCACAACACTACCTTGCAAAGGCAGGAATCCTCGCCGTTAGAAGGGTCAAGAAGAGCGACATGGAAAAGCTCGCCAAAGCAACAGGTGCGAAGATTGTCACAAACGTAAGAGACCTTACACCAGAGGACTTAGGTTATGCTGAGCTCGTTGAGGAGAGGAAGGTTGCAGGAGAGAACATGGTGTTCGTTGAGGGCTGCAAGAATCCAAAGGCAGTTACAATCCTCATCAGGGGTGGAACAGAGCACGTTGTAGATGAAGTCGAGAGAGCCCTTGAAGATGCCCTCAAAGTCGTCAAGGATATCGTTGAGGACGGAAAGATCGTCGCTGGTGGCGGTGCTCCAGAGATCGAACTTGCCATCAAGCTTGACGAATATGCAAAAGAAGTTGGTGGCAAGGAGCAGCTTGCTATTGAAGCCTTCGCCGATGCATTGAAGGTAATTCCAAGAACCCTTGCAGAGAACGCTGGACTTGATCCAGTTGACGTCTTAGTGAAAGTAACTGCGGCTCACAAGGACAAGGGTGCAACAATTGGTGTTGACGTCTTTGCCGGAGAACCAGCCGACATGCTCGAGAGGGGGGTCATTGAGCCATTGAGAGTCAAGAGGCAGGCTATAAAGAGCGCAAGCGAAGCTGCAATAATGATACTCAGAATTGATGACGTCATTGCCGCAAGCAAGCTTGAGAAAGAGAAAGAAAGTGGAAAAGAAACAGGGGGAGAAGAAGAGAGTGAGTTCTGA
- a CDS encoding elongation factor 1-beta: MSDFNLVGVIRVMPTDPDVNLDELEAAIRKTLEEKFGGKYGISKIDREPIAFGLVALKVYVLGKDAEGYSFDEVAEAFTQVENVESAEVETVSRF, from the coding sequence ATGAGCGATTTCAATCTGGTAGGAGTTATTAGGGTTATGCCAACCGATCCAGATGTAAACCTTGATGAATTAGAAGCAGCAATCAGAAAGACACTCGAGGAGAAATTTGGGGGCAAATATGGAATCTCCAAGATTGACAGAGAGCCAATCGCATTTGGTTTAGTTGCCCTCAAGGTTTATGTGCTTGGAAAAGATGCTGAAGGATACTCCTTCGACGAAGTTGCAGAAGCATTTACTCAAGTGGAAAACGTTGAAAGCGCTGAAGTTGAGACCGTTTCCAGATTTTGA